The Streptomyces cyanogenus DNA segment GGCGGGCGGGACGAGTTCGAGGTCGACGCCGTCGTTGACCCAGCGGGTGCGCACGCCGATGGAGTTGAGCACCTCCAGCAGGCGGTACACCTCCTCGATCCGCGCCACCCGGCGCAGGACCGTGCGCCCCTTGTTCAGCAGGGAGGCGCACAGCAGTGCCACGCAGGCGTTCTTGCTGGTCTTCACGTCGATGGCGCCGGACAGCCGGCGGCCGCCGACCACACGCAGATGCATCGGACCCGCGTAGCCCAGCGACACGATCTCGCTGTCCAGCGCTTCACCGATTCGGGCGATCATCTCAAGGCTGATGTTCTGGTTGCCGCGCTCGATGCGGTTGACCGCGCTCTGGCTGGTGCCGAGCGCCTCCGCGAGCTGCGTCTGCGTCCAGCCCCGGTGCTGCCGGGCGTCACGGATGAGCTTGCCGATGCGTACGAGGTAGTCGTCTGACATGAGGTTGAGGTTATCTCAGATATGAGATGGTGCCCGTTGGGGGGTCCGTTCGGGTGAGGGCCGTACCGGTGATGCGGTGACGCCCCGTCAACACCGCTGGTGGGACGGGGTGCGGCACCGGATAGATCGGGCAAATCCATCGATGTCGTACAACGTGCCACCCAACTCGGTTACCCCGTCCGGCGTATCCGGAACCCCCGCATGTGTGTCCCCCTCTCCTCCTCTGAAAGGGGGACACACATGAACACCAGGATGCGACACCTTCCCGTTGCCGCCGCGCTCGTGCTCTGCTCCGTGCTGACCTCGTGCGGCTCGGAGCGTGCGGGCGGCCCGGCGGCCGGCGCGCCCTCGGCGGGCTCGTCCGCGACGGACGGGACGAGCGACGACCAGTGCCAGGACGAGTACACGGGCGAGGGCACGACCGGCGACGGCCAGGAAATTCCCGACACCACCAGTGACGACCAGGAGCTTCCGGACCTCACGAGCGACGACCAGGGTGACGGTGGCCCGGACCTCACCAGTGACGACCAGGGTGACGGTGGCCCGGACCTCACCAGTGACGACCAGGGTGACGGTGGCCCGGACCTCACCAGTGACGACCAGGGTGACGGTGGCCCGGACCTCACGAGCGACGACCAGGGTGACGGTGGCCCGGACCTCACGAGTGACGACCCGGGGCCGCCCTGCGGTGCCACGGCCGGCCCGCACCGCTGGTTCCCCATGGCCCGCGACTTCCGGACGTATCTGAAGGCGGACGGCCGGAAGGCGGACGCCGCCATGGCCTCCCACGTGCTGAGCGTCTACGTCCGCAACCCCGAGGGTGGCGACCGTACGGAGGCGTGGGTCCGGGTGACCTACGGGGTGATGGAGCAGGACGACGCCGACCGCGCGGCCAAGGCGTTCGCCCGCTGGCGGTCCTCCGTCTACGGCGACCATGGGCACGTGGGCGTCACCGGGCCGGCCAAGACCGACGCCGAAGCGGACTGGTAGGCGGTTGGGCATGACCATCCAGCGCCCATGTACTAGAGTTATCTCGACATCGAGATATCTGCCGAGGCGCACCGTAGCCCGCCACTCCAGTAAGGTTTGCCTAACTTAGCCTCACCTCACTGGTTCGGCCAAGCCGGCGTGGCGGCACGATTGACGGTGGTACGCGCACATCAATGAAGGAGACTGTCGTGTCGGCGAACAGCTTCGACGCCCGCAGCACGCTGCAGGTGGGCGACGAGTCGTACGAGATCTTCCGGCTGGACAAGGTGGAGGGCTCGGCCCGCCTGCCGTACAGCCTCAAGGTCCTGCTGGAGAACCTGCTCCGCACGGAGGACGGCGCGAACATCACCGCCGACCACATCCGCGCCCTCGGCAGCTGGGACTCCCAGGCCCAGCCCAGCCAGGAGATCCAGTTCACGCCGGCTCGCGTGATCATGCAGGACTTCACCGGCGTGCCCTGTGTCGTGGACCTCGCGACCATGCGTGAAGCCGTGAAGGAGCTGGGCGGCGACCCGGCCAAGATCAACCCGCTGGCGCCGGCCGAGCTGGTCATCGACCACTCCGTCATCGCCGACAAGTTCGGCACGAACGACGCCTTCAAGCAGAACGTCGAGCTGGAGTACGGCCGCAACAAGGAGCGCTACCAGTTCCTGCGCTGGGGCCAGACCGCCTTCGACGAGTTCAAGGTCGTCCCGCCCGGCACCGGCATCGTCCACCAGGTGAACATCGAGCACCTGGCCCGTGTCGTGATGGTCCGCGACGGCAAGGCCTACCCGGACACCCTGGTCGGCACCGACTCGCACACCACCATGGTCAACGGCCTCGGCGTCCTCGGCTGGGGCGTCGGCGGCATCGAGGCCGAGGCCGCCATGCTCGGCCAGCCGGTCTCCATGCTCATCCCGCGCGTCGTCGGCTTCAAGCTCACCGGTGAGCTGCAGCCGGGCACCACCGCCACCGACCTCGTGCTCACCATCACCGAGATGCTGCGCAAGCACGGTGTGGTCGGCAAGTTCGTCGAGTTCTACGGCGAGGGCGTGGCCGCCACCTCCCTGGCCAACCGCGCCACCATCGGCAACATGTCGCCGGAGTTCGGCTCCACCGCCGCGATCTTCCCGATCGACGACGAGACCCTGAACTACCTGCGCCTGACCGGCCGCTCCGAGCAGCAGGTCGCCCTGGTCGAGGCCTACGCCAAGCAGCAGGGCCTGTGGCTGGACCCGAAGGCCGAGCCGGACTTCTCCGAGAAGCTCGAGCTGGACCTGTCCACGGTCGTCCCGTCCATCGCCGGCCCGAAGCGCCCGCAGGACCGCATCGTCCTCGCCGAGGCCGCCCAGCAGTTCGCCAAGGACGTCCTCAACTACGTCGAGGCGCCCGTCGCGCAGACGCCGGAGGCCGCCGCCTCCCCGGTCGACGAGGCCAGCGCCGAGTCCTTCCCGGCCTCCGACGCCCCGGCCTACGGCCACCAGGAGAACGGTGCCGGCGCCCCGCAGCACGGCCAGGGCACCGGTGCCGTACCGTCCAACCCGGTCCGGGTCACCGCCCCCGACGGCACCACCTACGAGCTGGACCACGGTGCGGTGACGGTCGCGGCCATCACCTCCTGCACCAACACCTCCAACCCGTACGTCATGGTCGCCGCCGCGCTGGTGGCCAAGAAGGCGGTCGAGAAGGGCCTGACCCGCAAGCCGTGGGTCAAGACCACCCTCGCCCCGGGCTCCAAGGTCGTCACCGACTACTTCGAGAAGGCGGGCCTCACCCCCTACCTCGACAAGGTCGGCTTCAACCTCGTCGGCTACGGCTGCACCACCTGCATCGGCAACTCC contains these protein-coding regions:
- a CDS encoding aconitate hydratase, with amino-acid sequence MSANSFDARSTLQVGDESYEIFRLDKVEGSARLPYSLKVLLENLLRTEDGANITADHIRALGSWDSQAQPSQEIQFTPARVIMQDFTGVPCVVDLATMREAVKELGGDPAKINPLAPAELVIDHSVIADKFGTNDAFKQNVELEYGRNKERYQFLRWGQTAFDEFKVVPPGTGIVHQVNIEHLARVVMVRDGKAYPDTLVGTDSHTTMVNGLGVLGWGVGGIEAEAAMLGQPVSMLIPRVVGFKLTGELQPGTTATDLVLTITEMLRKHGVVGKFVEFYGEGVAATSLANRATIGNMSPEFGSTAAIFPIDDETLNYLRLTGRSEQQVALVEAYAKQQGLWLDPKAEPDFSEKLELDLSTVVPSIAGPKRPQDRIVLAEAAQQFAKDVLNYVEAPVAQTPEAAASPVDEASAESFPASDAPAYGHQENGAGAPQHGQGTGAVPSNPVRVTAPDGTTYELDHGAVTVAAITSCTNTSNPYVMVAAALVAKKAVEKGLTRKPWVKTTLAPGSKVVTDYFEKAGLTPYLDKVGFNLVGYGCTTCIGNSGPLPEEVSKAVNDHDLAVTSVLSGNRNFEGRINPDVKMNYLASPPLVVAYALAGSMKVDITRDALGTDQDGNPVHLKDIWPSEAEVNEVVASAIGEDMFSKSYQDVFAGDAQWQSLPVPTGNTFEWDPESTYVRKPPYFEGMGMEPAPVEDIAGARVLAKLGDSVTTDHISPAGAIKADTPAGQYLTEHGVERRDFNSYGSRRGNHEVMIRGTFANIRLRNQIAPGTEGGYTRDFTQDGGPVSFIYDASQNYQAAGIPLVVLAGKEYGSGSSRDWAAKGTALLGVKAVIAESYERIHRSNLIGMGVLPLQFPEGQSAESLGLTGEETFSISGVTELNEGRTPRTVKVTTDTGVEFDAVVRIDTPGEADYYRNGGIMQYVLRNLIRK